The following are encoded together in the Cystobacter fuscus DSM 2262 genome:
- a CDS encoding M14 family zinc carboxypeptidase, with protein MKELLTRAEATNYQETSRHADVLAFVDALCARTKLARRVDFGQSGEGQPMVALVVSDRNCFTPALARKQKKVIVMVEANIHAGEVEGKESVLALARELTLTKLGQKLLDKLCLVLVPNFNPDGNDRISPNNRKLNLAELEGQVNPPGGVGTRYTGEGWNLNRDNMKQEAPETRCLARLHQEWWPHVFIDCHTTDGSIHAFDLTYDTSHSNEPLFSELRSFNRVMLDRVAAAVSKRHDFQSFWYGNFKEEGNPRSGWHTYPALPRFGSHYRGLLGRIDVLLETYSYIDFPRRCAVMRAWLLELFRDAAKNASSYLAITEAEGERILARGESPDVTALVGINYGVATRDEKGALVFEYPAHAKPGDVAEIHSFDEASITARRYPGKRPRTWRMPHHRTFVPTQAVSTPSAYLVPESLASRLEGHGIRFERLAAAQRFTVDSYRVARREETFSPDVAANVPPPGEAEVPLSQKPKPVRFETVLTVSPERSSREFPPGTLLVPTAQRAGTLAVYLLEPHSDDGFCRWQFLDKDITVGELYPVHRVVGAGSVPRKAE; from the coding sequence ATGAAAGAGTTGCTCACCCGCGCCGAAGCCACGAACTATCAGGAAACCTCCCGGCACGCCGACGTGCTCGCCTTCGTCGACGCGCTCTGCGCGCGCACGAAGCTCGCGCGGCGCGTGGACTTCGGACAGAGCGGCGAGGGCCAGCCCATGGTCGCGCTCGTGGTGAGTGACCGCAACTGCTTCACCCCGGCGCTCGCGCGCAAGCAGAAGAAGGTCATCGTGATGGTCGAGGCCAACATCCACGCGGGTGAGGTCGAGGGCAAGGAGTCCGTGCTCGCGCTCGCGAGGGAACTCACCCTCACCAAGCTCGGCCAGAAGCTGCTCGACAAGCTGTGTCTGGTGTTGGTGCCCAACTTCAACCCCGATGGCAACGACCGCATCAGCCCGAACAACCGCAAGCTCAACCTGGCCGAGCTCGAGGGGCAGGTGAACCCTCCGGGCGGCGTGGGCACGCGCTACACGGGCGAGGGGTGGAACCTCAACCGCGACAACATGAAGCAGGAGGCCCCCGAGACGCGCTGCCTGGCCAGGCTCCATCAGGAGTGGTGGCCACACGTCTTCATCGACTGCCACACCACCGACGGCAGCATCCACGCCTTCGACCTGACGTATGACACGTCCCACTCGAACGAGCCGCTCTTCTCCGAGCTGCGCTCCTTCAACCGCGTGATGCTCGATCGCGTGGCCGCGGCGGTGTCCAAGCGCCATGACTTCCAGAGCTTCTGGTATGGCAATTTCAAGGAGGAGGGCAACCCGCGCTCGGGCTGGCACACCTATCCCGCGCTCCCGCGCTTTGGCAGCCATTACCGGGGCCTGCTCGGGCGCATCGACGTGCTGCTCGAGACGTACAGCTACATCGACTTCCCGCGCCGCTGCGCGGTGATGCGGGCGTGGTTGCTCGAGCTGTTCCGGGACGCGGCGAAGAACGCCAGCTCCTACCTCGCCATCACCGAGGCGGAGGGCGAGCGCATCCTCGCGCGCGGCGAGTCCCCGGACGTCACGGCGCTCGTGGGCATCAACTACGGCGTGGCCACGCGCGATGAGAAGGGGGCGCTGGTGTTCGAGTACCCCGCCCACGCGAAGCCCGGCGACGTGGCGGAAATCCACTCCTTCGACGAGGCGAGCATCACCGCGCGGCGCTACCCGGGCAAGCGCCCGCGCACCTGGCGCATGCCGCACCACCGCACCTTCGTGCCCACCCAGGCGGTGAGCACGCCGTCCGCGTACCTCGTGCCCGAGTCGCTCGCCTCGCGGCTGGAGGGGCATGGCATCCGCTTCGAGCGCCTCGCGGCCGCCCAGCGCTTCACGGTCGACAGCTACCGGGTGGCGCGGCGCGAGGAGACGTTCAGCCCCGACGTGGCCGCCAACGTGCCGCCGCCCGGTGAGGCCGAGGTGCCGCTCAGCCAGAAGCCCAAGCCCGTGCGCTTCGAGACCGTGCTCACCGTGTCCCCCGAGCGCTCCTCGCGCGAGTTCCCCCCGGGCACGCTGCTCGTCCCCACCGCCCAGCGCGCCGGGACGCTCGCCGTGTACCTGCTCGAGCCCCACTCCGACGACGGCTTCTGCCGCTGGCAGTTCCTCGACAAGGACATCACCGTGGGTGAGCTGTACCCTGTACACCGCGTGGTGGGCGCGGGGTCGGTGCCCCGGAAGGCCGAGTGA
- a CDS encoding cytochrome P450, with product MTHAAATARVPPGPKGHWLLGNLPERRSDPLTLFQRGRERYGDVVRYPMGPLLMYQLSHPDDVKRVLVDNAQNYQKTALMQRLRPVLGEGLLLSEGDFWKRQRRLAQPAFHRERMEGIATLITRLVEESLPRWDALAARGEPFDLCAELMRLVLSITGQVLFSTDLSGAANDMARAVTTVLEELNQRVLSALPLPSLLPLPGHLRLRSAIRVLDRIVYGIIDGRHRRTDASGDLLSMLMAARDADTGEGMSDRQLRDEVMTLVLAGHETTANALAWTFLLLHQHPEAARRLVEEVTSVVGERTPTFQDLPRLRYTARVFDESMRLYPPAWLISRVALADDVLGGYTLPRGSIVVMLPYVIHRHPAFWERPDSFDPDRFLPERAGTRPRFAWLPFGAGQRMCIGSGLALLEGQLCLAMLARRYRFQLVPEHPVVPQALVTLRPRFGLRVIAWRREPGDVPGEVLDGAGPERSDARP from the coding sequence ATGACACACGCCGCCGCCACCGCCCGCGTTCCTCCCGGCCCCAAGGGGCACTGGCTCCTCGGCAATCTTCCCGAGCGGAGATCCGATCCGCTCACGCTCTTCCAGCGGGGCCGCGAGCGCTATGGGGACGTGGTGCGCTACCCCATGGGTCCCCTGCTCATGTACCAGCTCAGCCACCCGGACGACGTGAAACGTGTCCTCGTGGACAACGCGCAGAACTACCAGAAGACCGCGCTGATGCAGCGGCTGCGGCCCGTGCTGGGCGAGGGGCTGCTCCTGAGCGAGGGGGACTTCTGGAAGCGCCAGCGCCGGCTCGCCCAGCCCGCCTTCCACCGCGAGCGCATGGAGGGCATCGCCACGCTCATCACCCGGCTCGTCGAGGAATCGCTGCCGCGCTGGGACGCGCTCGCCGCCCGGGGCGAGCCCTTCGACCTGTGCGCGGAGTTGATGCGGCTGGTGCTGTCCATCACCGGCCAGGTGCTCTTCAGCACGGATCTGAGCGGCGCCGCGAACGACATGGCGCGCGCGGTCACCACCGTGCTGGAGGAACTCAACCAGCGTGTCCTGTCCGCGCTGCCGCTGCCCTCGCTGCTGCCCCTGCCGGGACATCTGCGACTGCGCTCGGCCATCCGCGTGTTGGATCGCATCGTCTACGGCATCATCGACGGGCGTCACCGGCGCACGGACGCGAGCGGGGATCTCCTCTCCATGCTCATGGCGGCGCGCGACGCGGACACCGGCGAGGGCATGAGTGACCGGCAGCTGCGCGACGAGGTGATGACGCTCGTGCTGGCGGGGCACGAGACCACCGCCAACGCGCTCGCGTGGACCTTCCTCCTCTTGCACCAGCACCCCGAGGCGGCGCGGCGGCTCGTCGAGGAGGTGACGAGCGTGGTGGGCGAGCGGACCCCCACGTTCCAGGACCTGCCCCGCCTGCGCTACACGGCGCGTGTCTTCGACGAGTCCATGAGGCTCTATCCCCCCGCCTGGCTCATCAGCCGGGTGGCGCTCGCCGACGACGTGCTCGGGGGCTACACACTGCCCCGGGGCTCCATCGTCGTCATGTTGCCGTATGTCATCCACCGCCACCCCGCTTTCTGGGAGCGTCCAGATTCCTTCGACCCGGACCGCTTCCTGCCCGAGCGCGCGGGGACGCGTCCGCGCTTCGCCTGGCTGCCCTTCGGGGCCGGACAGCGCATGTGCATCGGCAGTGGGCTCGCCCTGCTGGAGGGACAACTCTGTCTGGCGATGCTCGCGCGGCGCTACCGTTTCCAACTGGTGCCAGAACACCCCGTCGTTCCCCAGGCGCTGGTGACCTTGCGGCCCCGGTTTGGTTTGCGAGTCATCGCCTGGCGGCGCGAACCAGGGGATGTCCCGGGGGAAGTGCTTGACGGTGCCGGGCCGGAGCGCTCGGATGCCCGTCCATGA
- the nudC gene encoding NAD(+) diphosphatase yields the protein MSPPRFVPGFDAPDRPRDSALLFAARGFDLLVTEGEGEGSAPLPTVGQLPSLATQALFLGTLDGVDCYVTALPKETEAPAGMKFIPGRALYSRVDEDTFGLVGRSLAIAEWDVLHRFCGRCAQPTVLTPGERARRCSVCRTPFYPRISPAVIVLISRGDEMLLARNASFPDAFFSTLAGFVDVGESLEETVAREVREEVGLELKNLRYFGSQPWPFGRSLMVGFTAEYASGEIRVDGQEIAEAGWFGVDRLPRIPPPLSIARRLIDSHIAQVKGRAPSP from the coding sequence GTGAGCCCTCCCCGATTCGTTCCTGGATTCGACGCCCCCGACCGTCCGCGTGACTCCGCTCTGCTCTTCGCCGCCCGTGGCTTCGACCTGCTCGTCACGGAGGGCGAGGGCGAGGGCAGCGCGCCGCTGCCCACCGTGGGCCAGCTTCCCTCCCTCGCCACCCAGGCCCTCTTCCTCGGCACGCTCGATGGCGTGGACTGCTACGTCACCGCCCTGCCCAAGGAGACCGAGGCCCCCGCCGGCATGAAGTTCATCCCCGGACGCGCCCTCTACTCGCGAGTGGACGAGGACACCTTCGGCCTCGTTGGCCGCTCGCTGGCGATCGCCGAGTGGGATGTGCTGCACCGCTTCTGCGGACGCTGCGCGCAGCCCACGGTGCTCACGCCGGGCGAGCGCGCGCGCCGCTGCTCCGTGTGCCGCACGCCCTTCTATCCGCGCATCTCCCCCGCGGTCATCGTGCTCATCAGCCGCGGGGACGAGATGCTGCTCGCGCGCAACGCGAGCTTCCCCGATGCCTTCTTCAGCACCCTGGCCGGCTTCGTGGACGTGGGCGAGTCGCTGGAGGAGACGGTGGCGCGCGAGGTGCGCGAGGAGGTGGGTCTGGAGCTGAAGAACCTGCGCTACTTCGGCAGCCAGCCCTGGCCCTTCGGCCGCTCGCTCATGGTGGGCTTCACCGCCGAGTACGCCAGCGGGGAAATCCGCGTGGATGGCCAGGAGATCGCCGAGGCCGGCTGGTTCGGCGTGGACCGGCTGCCCCGCATCCCTCCGCCCCTGAGCATCGCGCGGCGGCTCATCGACTCCCACATCGCCCAGGTGAAGGGCCGCGCCCCCTCGCCTTGA
- a CDS encoding radical SAM protein, giving the protein MPLARPHIEPRRVPTADSLVVKEIYLSVQGESSHAGLLCSFVRLTGCHLRCSYCDSEFAFHGGQRRKISEVVDEVKALGSPRVEVTGGEPLLQPGVYPLMEQLLASGMTVLLETSGAIDVRLVPPAVHKIVDMKTPSSGESDRNDYRNLESMNANDELKFVIGSREDYEWSKRLITEHRLLDKPYELLFSTVHGKITTKDLAEWVIADRLPVRFQLQMHKYIWDPNERGV; this is encoded by the coding sequence ATGCCCCTCGCGCGTCCCCACATCGAGCCCCGTCGTGTTCCCACCGCTGACTCGCTGGTGGTCAAGGAGATCTACCTCTCGGTGCAGGGCGAGTCCTCGCACGCGGGACTGCTGTGCTCCTTCGTGCGGCTCACCGGCTGTCACCTGCGCTGCAGCTACTGCGACAGCGAGTTCGCCTTCCATGGCGGCCAGCGCCGCAAGATCTCCGAGGTGGTGGACGAGGTGAAGGCGCTCGGCTCGCCGCGCGTGGAGGTGACGGGAGGCGAGCCCTTGTTGCAGCCCGGGGTGTATCCGCTGATGGAGCAGTTGCTCGCCTCTGGCATGACCGTGCTCCTGGAGACGAGTGGCGCCATCGACGTGCGGCTCGTGCCCCCCGCGGTGCACAAGATCGTGGACATGAAGACGCCCTCCTCGGGCGAGAGCGATCGCAATGACTACCGCAACCTCGAGTCGATGAACGCCAACGACGAGCTCAAGTTCGTCATCGGCAGCCGCGAGGACTACGAGTGGAGCAAGCGGCTCATCACCGAGCACCGGCTGCTGGACAAGCCCTACGAACTGCTCTTCTCCACCGTGCACGGGAAGATCACCACGAAGGACCTGGCCGAGTGGGTCATCGCGGACCGGTTGCCGGTGCGCTTCCAGCTTCAGATGCACAAGTACATCTGGGATCCGAACGAGCGCGGGGTGTGA
- a CDS encoding LysR family transcriptional regulator codes for MDVFQAMRVFAKVVELEGFSRAAERLGISATAASRQVAELEARLGVRLLHRTTRRLYLTDSGRSYYERCAQILNDLDEAELTISSAAGRPQGLLRVAAPVSFGVQHLTPLFLDYMERYPEVKLELSLSDRMVDLVEEGYDLALRITQELKTTLVARPLAQARLVACAAPSYLERHGVPRAPEELRHHECLCYTYDALRGVWEFEGPAGPLRVSVQGRLATNNGDSLRAAAVAGRGIILEPTFLVGEDLRQGRLVRLLPDYPVSPLTLYAVYPSRRYLSPKVRTLVDFLVEHIAEPLPWDAWMRSGVRDTGSGR; via the coding sequence ATGGATGTCTTTCAGGCGATGAGGGTGTTCGCGAAGGTGGTGGAGCTGGAAGGCTTCTCGCGGGCGGCGGAGCGGCTGGGCATCTCGGCCACGGCGGCGTCGCGGCAGGTGGCCGAGCTGGAGGCGCGGCTGGGGGTGAGGCTGCTGCATCGCACGACGCGCAGGCTGTACCTCACCGACAGCGGGCGGAGCTACTACGAGCGCTGCGCGCAGATCCTCAACGACCTGGACGAGGCGGAGCTGACCATCTCCTCGGCGGCGGGGCGGCCCCAGGGGCTGCTGCGGGTGGCGGCGCCGGTGTCCTTTGGCGTCCAGCACCTCACGCCGCTGTTCCTGGACTACATGGAGCGCTACCCGGAGGTGAAGCTGGAGCTGTCGCTGTCCGACCGCATGGTGGACCTGGTGGAGGAGGGCTATGACCTGGCCCTGCGCATCACCCAGGAGCTGAAGACGACGCTGGTGGCCCGGCCGTTGGCCCAGGCGCGCCTGGTGGCCTGCGCGGCGCCCTCCTACCTCGAGCGCCATGGGGTGCCCCGCGCGCCGGAGGAGCTCCGTCACCACGAGTGCCTGTGCTACACGTACGACGCGCTGCGCGGCGTCTGGGAGTTCGAGGGACCCGCGGGGCCCCTCCGGGTATCCGTCCAGGGCCGGCTCGCCACCAACAACGGGGACTCCCTGCGCGCGGCGGCGGTGGCGGGACGGGGCATCATCCTGGAGCCCACCTTCCTGGTGGGCGAGGATCTGCGGCAAGGCCGCCTCGTGCGGCTGCTGCCGGACTACCCGGTGTCGCCCCTCACCCTCTACGCCGTCTATCCGAGCCGGCGCTATCTCTCGCCCAAGGTGCGCACCCTCGTCGACTTCCTCGTCGAGCACATCGCCGAGCCCCTTCCCTGGGACGCCTGGATGCGAAGCGGCGTCAGGGACACGGGCTCCGGGCGGTGA
- a CDS encoding NAD(P)H-dependent flavin oxidoreductase, with amino-acid sequence MKTRITQQYGLDVPIISAGMAFLAGPALAAAVSRAGGLGTLGGAMLPPPALGAMVRATRELTARPFGVDLIGDFVEDAHIEVLAEERVAVVVFFWTPPRRAHVERLRGAGTRVWIQVGSVAEAREAAALGADAIIAQGAEAGGHNRAEASTFALLPAVRAAVAPLPVIAAGGIVDGRGLVAALALGAEAVWCGTRFLASVEAQAHDEYKRRVLAAGVGDTVRTTLFGPEWPGQAMRVLRNRAAREWAGREAEALALPPSEPIGHTLLGDQRVPLPRFSALLPTVHTEGDFEQMGLTVGEACGNVHELRPAAELVASMAAEAREVLATLGQGVGG; translated from the coding sequence ATGAAGACCCGGATCACCCAGCAGTACGGACTGGACGTCCCCATCATCAGCGCCGGCATGGCCTTCCTGGCGGGGCCCGCCCTCGCGGCCGCGGTGAGCCGCGCGGGCGGACTGGGCACACTGGGCGGGGCGATGCTGCCGCCGCCCGCCCTGGGCGCCATGGTGCGCGCCACCCGGGAGCTGACCGCGCGCCCCTTCGGCGTGGACCTGATCGGCGACTTCGTGGAGGACGCCCACATCGAGGTGCTCGCCGAGGAGCGGGTGGCGGTGGTGGTGTTCTTCTGGACCCCGCCCCGGCGCGCGCACGTGGAGCGGCTGCGCGGCGCGGGCACGCGGGTGTGGATCCAGGTGGGCTCGGTGGCGGAGGCGCGCGAGGCGGCGGCCCTGGGCGCCGACGCGATCATCGCGCAGGGGGCGGAGGCGGGCGGACACAACCGCGCGGAGGCGAGCACCTTCGCGCTGCTGCCGGCGGTACGCGCGGCGGTGGCGCCGCTGCCGGTGATCGCCGCCGGGGGAATCGTGGATGGCCGCGGGCTGGTGGCGGCGCTGGCGCTCGGGGCGGAGGCGGTGTGGTGTGGCACCCGCTTCCTGGCCAGCGTGGAGGCCCAGGCCCATGACGAGTACAAGCGCCGGGTGCTGGCCGCGGGCGTGGGTGACACGGTGCGCACCACGCTCTTCGGCCCCGAGTGGCCCGGCCAGGCCATGCGCGTGCTGCGCAACCGCGCGGCGCGCGAGTGGGCCGGCCGGGAAGCCGAGGCCCTGGCGCTGCCGCCCTCCGAGCCCATCGGCCACACGCTGCTGGGAGACCAGCGCGTGCCCCTGCCCCGCTTCTCCGCGCTCCTGCCCACCGTGCACACCGAGGGCGACTTCGAGCAGATGGGCCTGACGGTGGGGGAGGCGTGCGGCAACGTGCACGAGCTGCGCCCGGCCGCCGAGCTCGTCGCGAGCATGGCGGCGGAGGCCCGCGAGGTGCTCGCCACGCTCGGCCAGGGCGTGGGCGGCTGA
- a CDS encoding sensor histidine kinase, with amino-acid sequence MRSAFEGSTPGVLEPETHAQEARLADEQRLFYAASLTWVLFWSADMLSVLRPTWDTLALRFVWAGLTVLSGWLLPQVGPAWRSVLRILSGMILPNVFFGLIIYRLGGLNSPIFHWLCLMPAVTLLMGRGLWHGAASTLLMLLVAGAMLWAGGAPQERFLSWMPMLIVESMGIQLTFFYQRLLLERAKAAAEQKLVRRALDESNERALRAEQMAQLGQLAAGVAHEVRNPLAYIQANLRFLQEEARPTEGASDPEYAVALQETMHGVERIHQIVKDLTALSRSEEPAPVSPCDLGPVIDTSVRLASVRLKTLVRLAVEVPETPWARAEPRRLGQVLLNLLLNAADAIEEAKVPDGRVALRVQVDEERVRVLVEDNGPGIRTEHLSRLFTSFFTTKAPGKGTGLGLALSRQYVESFGGTLRAENRSEGGARFIVELPAA; translated from the coding sequence ATGCGATCGGCGTTCGAAGGGTCTACTCCGGGTGTGCTGGAGCCCGAGACCCATGCTCAAGAGGCGCGGCTCGCGGACGAGCAGCGCCTGTTCTACGCGGCCTCCTTGACGTGGGTGTTGTTCTGGAGTGCCGACATGTTGTCGGTACTCCGGCCAACCTGGGACACGCTGGCGCTGCGCTTCGTGTGGGCGGGACTGACGGTGCTGTCGGGCTGGCTGCTGCCCCAGGTGGGCCCGGCGTGGCGCTCGGTGCTGCGGATCCTCTCCGGGATGATCCTGCCCAACGTGTTCTTCGGCCTGATCATCTACCGGCTGGGGGGCTTGAACAGCCCCATCTTCCACTGGCTGTGTCTGATGCCCGCGGTCACCCTGCTGATGGGCAGGGGCCTATGGCATGGGGCGGCAAGTACCCTGCTGATGCTGCTGGTGGCGGGCGCGATGCTGTGGGCGGGAGGCGCGCCCCAGGAGCGCTTCCTGTCGTGGATGCCGATGCTGATCGTGGAGTCGATGGGCATCCAGCTCACCTTCTTCTACCAGCGGTTGTTGCTCGAGCGGGCGAAGGCCGCGGCGGAGCAGAAGCTGGTGCGGCGGGCGCTCGACGAGTCCAACGAGCGGGCGCTGCGCGCCGAGCAGATGGCGCAGCTGGGGCAGTTGGCGGCGGGCGTGGCCCACGAGGTGCGCAACCCCCTGGCCTACATCCAGGCCAACCTGCGCTTCCTCCAGGAGGAGGCCCGGCCCACGGAGGGCGCGAGCGACCCCGAATACGCCGTCGCGCTCCAGGAGACGATGCACGGCGTGGAGCGCATCCATCAGATCGTGAAGGATCTCACGGCGCTGTCGCGCTCGGAGGAGCCCGCGCCCGTGAGTCCGTGCGACCTGGGGCCGGTCATCGACACGAGCGTGCGGCTGGCGTCGGTGCGGCTCAAGACCCTGGTGCGCCTGGCGGTGGAGGTGCCGGAGACGCCGTGGGCGCGGGCCGAGCCGCGCCGGCTGGGGCAGGTGCTGCTCAACCTGTTGCTCAACGCGGCGGACGCCATCGAGGAGGCGAAGGTGCCCGACGGGCGCGTGGCGCTGCGGGTGCAGGTGGACGAGGAGCGGGTGCGGGTGCTGGTGGAGGACAACGGGCCCGGCATCCGGACCGAGCACCTCTCGCGGCTGTTCACGAGCTTCTTCACCACGAAGGCGCCGGGCAAGGGCACGGGGCTGGGGCTCGCGCTGTCGCGGCAGTACGTGGAGTCCTTTGGCGGCACGCTGCGCGCGGAGAACCGCTCCGAGGGCGGCGCGCGCTTCATCGTGGAGCTGCCCGCGGCCTGA
- a CDS encoding GIY-YIG nuclease family protein: MLPGVVSGAWFVYMVCCRDGTLYTGATNHLERRLATHNRGRGAAYTRARLPVKLVWSEPAVDRGAALRREAALKRLSRAAKLSLVHQASDDPGSN; encoded by the coding sequence ATGCTCCCCGGCGTCGTGTCCGGAGCCTGGTTCGTCTACATGGTGTGCTGTCGGGATGGGACGCTCTACACGGGGGCGACCAACCACCTGGAGCGCCGTCTGGCCACCCACAACCGGGGTCGGGGCGCCGCCTACACCCGGGCGCGCTTGCCGGTGAAGCTCGTGTGGAGCGAGCCCGCGGTGGACCGGGGCGCCGCCCTGCGCCGGGAAGCGGCGCTCAAGCGCCTGTCTCGCGCCGCGAAGTTGAGCCTTGTTCACCAAGCGTCAGATGACCCCGGGTCCAATTAG
- a CDS encoding CBS domain-containing protein gives MRVALEPTDTLLRALGVMDRYRVRLLPVLGAAGRMVGLLSREHVMSAWEVDPLLPVSLVMAACEAPCPPGPRLVPR, from the coding sequence ATGCGGGTCGCTCTGGAACCCACGGATACCCTCTTGAGGGCCTTGGGAGTGATGGATCGCTACCGTGTCCGGTTGCTGCCCGTGCTGGGAGCGGCGGGGCGGATGGTGGGGCTGCTCAGCCGGGAGCATGTGATGTCGGCGTGGGAGGTGGACCCTCTCCTACCGGTGTCGTTGGTGATGGCGGCGTGCGAGGCCCCCTGCCCGCCCGGACCCCGACTGGTGCCCCGGTGA
- a CDS encoding alpha/beta fold hydrolase encodes MADLFSRAVNREGEGLLTLPFRPDELYRVPTDDGAAVALGRYHARGERRWAEPVILCHGLGVNRFHMDFDERYSLARYLARAGFETWVMELRGRGLAGPCGEFSFDDLAEHDVRCAVRTVLSTGAKEVLWVGHSKGGLTLYGHLARNPQVPVRAAVAIGSPFTFAVQPGLKQFIQRIEPLLRLKSIPVRRITGIALFGAPPGPLTRYMMLADNMDPDVVRRCLANMPSDISGGVVRQFAQWITTDSFCMADGTCYRKPLAGAKLPVMLLAGSKDLLAPPLAVARAQEHLGGPVKLVVAGRGHGFAEDYGHADLVLGRRAPDEIFPLVEAFLSTHATRV; translated from the coding sequence ATGGCCGACCTGTTCTCGCGCGCGGTGAATCGCGAGGGAGAAGGGTTGCTCACACTGCCCTTCAGGCCGGACGAGCTGTACCGGGTGCCCACGGACGACGGGGCCGCGGTGGCGCTGGGCCGCTACCACGCCCGGGGCGAGCGCCGCTGGGCCGAGCCCGTCATCCTGTGCCATGGACTGGGCGTCAACCGCTTCCACATGGACTTCGACGAGCGCTACAGCCTGGCGCGCTACCTGGCCCGGGCCGGCTTCGAGACGTGGGTGATGGAGCTGCGCGGCCGGGGGCTGGCGGGCCCCTGCGGGGAGTTCTCCTTCGATGATCTCGCCGAGCACGACGTGCGCTGCGCGGTGCGAACCGTGCTGTCCACCGGGGCCAAGGAAGTTCTCTGGGTGGGACATTCCAAGGGAGGGCTGACGCTCTACGGCCACCTGGCGCGAAACCCGCAGGTGCCCGTGCGCGCCGCAGTGGCGATCGGCAGCCCCTTCACCTTCGCGGTGCAGCCGGGTCTCAAGCAATTCATCCAGCGCATCGAGCCGCTCTTGCGGCTCAAGTCCATTCCCGTGCGCCGCATCACCGGCATCGCCCTGTTCGGCGCGCCCCCGGGGCCCCTCACCCGCTACATGATGCTGGCGGACAACATGGACCCGGACGTGGTGCGCCGGTGCCTGGCCAACATGCCCTCGGACATCTCCGGCGGGGTGGTGCGCCAGTTCGCCCAGTGGATCACCACCGACTCCTTCTGCATGGCGGACGGCACCTGCTACCGCAAGCCCCTGGCCGGGGCGAAGCTGCCGGTGATGCTGCTGGCCGGAAGCAAGGATCTGCTCGCCCCGCCGCTCGCCGTGGCGCGCGCCCAGGAGCACCTGGGCGGCCCGGTGAAGCTGGTGGTGGCCGGGCGGGGGCATGGCTTCGCCGAGGACTACGGGCACGCGGACCTGGTGCTCGGACGCCGGGCCCCGGACGAAATCTTCCCCCTGGTGGAAGCGTTCCTGTCGACACACGCGACCCGGGTATGA
- a CDS encoding peptidylprolyl isomerase — protein sequence MSPALRLSTLAVLAFSVLALVGCERSPAPGQARVDLRHTRAPGGTPVVSWAGDRVTAEELRQRLEEMSPAQRERYQTLERKREYVEGLARYELLVQEALARGLQDDPEVVAATKRALVSRLMRARLDDALPPVSEAQLADAYARHREDYVRPEQVRLSHLFLAAPRSDAARVAPARETAGKLLAEARALPPTDFAAFGRLARAHSEEPRTQPLDGDLRYRSLEELARDFGPELAEAARLLVPTGPGTLSGVVQTDTGLHVLQLTGHQPALNQTLEDVRTALSGRLAQEQRARAWTEWLSELEQRAALAVDAAALARVHVDLNAPVRPASGPAPGTLPAPFPSVQVTPP from the coding sequence ATGTCCCCCGCCCTCCGCCTCTCCACCCTCGCCGTGCTGGCCTTCTCCGTGCTGGCCCTCGTGGGCTGCGAGCGGAGTCCCGCTCCAGGCCAGGCCCGGGTGGACCTGCGCCATACCCGCGCGCCCGGCGGCACGCCCGTCGTCTCCTGGGCCGGAGACCGGGTGACGGCCGAGGAGCTGCGCCAGCGCCTGGAGGAGATGAGCCCCGCGCAGCGCGAGCGCTACCAGACCCTGGAGCGCAAGCGCGAGTACGTCGAGGGCCTCGCGCGCTATGAGTTGCTCGTCCAGGAGGCGCTCGCGCGCGGGTTGCAGGACGACCCCGAGGTGGTGGCGGCCACCAAGCGGGCGCTCGTGTCCCGGCTCATGCGCGCGCGGCTCGACGACGCCCTCCCCCCCGTGTCCGAGGCCCAGCTCGCCGACGCCTACGCCCGCCACCGCGAGGACTACGTGCGCCCGGAGCAGGTGCGGCTCTCCCACCTCTTCCTCGCGGCCCCCCGCTCGGACGCGGCCCGGGTGGCCCCCGCGCGCGAGACGGCCGGGAAGCTGCTCGCCGAGGCCCGCGCGCTGCCGCCCACGGACTTCGCCGCCTTCGGACGGCTCGCGCGCGCGCACAGCGAGGAGCCGCGCACCCAGCCCCTGGATGGGGACCTGCGCTACCGCTCGCTCGAGGAGCTCGCGCGGGACTTCGGGCCCGAGCTGGCCGAGGCCGCGCGCCTGCTCGTGCCCACCGGCCCGGGGACGCTCAGCGGCGTGGTCCAGACGGACACCGGACTGCACGTGCTCCAGCTCACCGGCCACCAACCGGCGTTGAACCAGACGCTCGAGGACGTGCGCACCGCCCTGTCCGGCCGGCTCGCCCAGGAGCAGCGCGCCCGCGCCTGGACGGAGTGGCTCTCCGAGCTCGAGCAACGCGCGGCCCTCGCGGTGGACGCCGCCGCGCTCGCGCGGGTGCACGTGGACCTGAACGCCCCCGTGCGGCCCGCGAGCGGCCCCGCCCCCGGTACCCTTCCCGCCCCCTTCCCGTCCGTCCAGGTGACGCCGCCATGA